One Aegilops tauschii subsp. strangulata cultivar AL8/78 chromosome 7, Aet v6.0, whole genome shotgun sequence genomic window carries:
- the LOC109732700 gene encoding probable receptor-like serine/threonine-protein kinase At5g57670, which produces MDAIEECSRGSSHGRRPQLQLGSRILVGVPNNSRGCSELLSWAIRVVAKPNDSVVAVHVLGGRGRKNRLQKANAFVIYMLGELVETCEAKQVNLEAKVICSSSIPRALAREAEQTDAKFLVVGRSRSKYHRNHFEVANYCFMHAPNSCSVIAVGREGLAQTQSSNRLKSQSFDGSSNISSSSTWSRTLTKLLRSSSIRKQADGDEEDKSSPRAVLDGPEGGEPLQVTEECYNSTCSNDTMSRRGHSGIWRRLSDMKLWLPFLRTVDDEGAKAGDGCSTFSEDQKPAWKCYSYQEISVATDDFSPDNIVGRGGYAEVYKGVLSDGQCIAVKRLAKGKPTEQKEKEFLSELGIQVHVCHPNTADLLGCCVENGLYLVFELCANGTLASALHGNSGKVLEWPLRQKIAVGVARGLQYLHMFCRHRIIHRDIKAANILLGDDSEPQISDFGLAKWLPKQWTHHSVVPIEGTFGYLAPEYFMHGIVDEKTDIFAFGVLLLEIVTGRRPIDCSKQSLLQWAKPLLEAGQAIELADPELGDDYDKDQLKRMVTVASRCIMRPAMWRPSVSEVLHLLSTNDECLEEPEKWNIPEDEVNDMDDCTLFSESCSL; this is translated from the exons ATGGACGCCATTGAGGAGTGCAGCAGGGGCAGCAGCCATGGGCGGCGGCCGCAGCTGCAGCTTGGCTCGAGGATACTGGTCGGCGTGCCCAACAACTCCCGGGGATGCTCCGAGCTGCTGTCGTGGGCGATCAGGGTCGTCGCCAAGCCCAACGATTCCGTCGTCGCCGTCCATGTCCTTG gagggagggggaggaagAACAGGCTCCAGAAGGCGAACGCCTTCGTCATCTACATGCTCGGGGAGTTGGTGGAGACATGCGAGGCTAAACAG GTCAATTTGGAGGCCAAGGTGATCTGCAGCTCAAGCATTCCAAGAGCCCTGGCCCGGGAAGCTGAACAGACTGATGCAAAGTTTCTAGTCGTTGGAAGATCAAGAAGTAAATATCACAG GAATCACTTTGAGGTTGCAAACTACTGCTTCATGCACGCTCCGAACAGCTGCTCGGTGATCGCGGTCGGAAGGGAAGGCCTGGCACAGACCCAGAGCAGCAACCGACTCAAGTCCCAGTCATTTGATG GCAGCAGCAACATCTCCTCAAGTTCAACATGGAGCAGAACATTAACAAAACTACTTCGATCAAGCTCGATACGCAAGCAGGCTGACGGCGACGAGGAAGACAAGAGCTCGCCGAGGGCGGTTCTTGATGGACCAGAGGGAGGGGAACCCCTGCAGGTCACTGAAGAGTGCTACAACAGCACATGTAGCAATGACACGATGAGCCGGCGTGGCCACAGTGGCATATGGAGACGGCTGTCGGACATGAAGCTCTGGCTTCCGTTCCTGCGAACCGTCGACGACGAAGGCGCGAAAGCCGGCGACGGCTGCTCCACGTTCTCCGAGGATCAGAAACCTGCCTGGAAGTGCTACAGTTACCAAGAGATTTCAGTTGCTACAGACGACTTCAGTCCAG ATAATATAGTGGGGAGAGGGGGCTATGCAGAAGTGTACAAGGGCGTACTGTCTGACGGCCAATGCATAGCAGTGAAGAGGCTGGCCAAGGGCAAGCCCACTGAGCAGAAGGAGAAGGAGTTCCTGTCGGAGCTAGGGATCCAGGTGCATGTCTGCCACCCGAACACGGCCGACCTGCTCGGATGCTGCGTCGAGAACGGGCTCTACCTGGTCTTCGAGCTCTGCGCGAACGGGACGCTCGCATCGGCGCTCCACG GGAACAGTGGGAAGGTCCTTGAGTGGCCTCTGCGGCAGAAGATCGCGGTGGGTGTCGCGAGGGGTTTGCAGTATCTGCACATGTTCTGCAGGCACCGGATCATCCACCGCGACATCAAGGCCGCTAATATCCTCCTCGGCGATGATTCTGAACCTCAG ATTTCTGACTTTGGGCTGGCAAAGTGGCTTCCAAAACAATGGACCCATCACTCTGTCGTACCCATAGAGGGCACATTTGGGTATTTGGCGCCAGAATACTTCATGCACGGCATCGTCGATGAAAAGACAGATATATTTGCCTTCGGAGTTCTTCTGCTAGAGATCGTCACCGGAAGGCGGCCCATCGACTGCTCCAAGCAGAGTCTTCTTCAGTGG GCAAAACCTCTTCTGGAGGCCGGGCAAGCGATCGAGCTTGCAGACCCTGAACTCGGCGATGACTACGACAAGGACCAGCTGAAGAGGATGGTCACCGTCGCGTCACGCTGCATCATGCGGCCCGCAATGTGGCGGCCATCGGTGTCGGAG GTGCTGCACTTGCTGTCTACCAACGATGAGTGCTTGGAGGAGCCTGAGAAATGGAACATTCCGGAGGACGAGGTCAACGACATGGATGATTGCACGTTATTTTCTGAATCTTGCTCTCTGTGA
- the LOC109732701 gene encoding probable GDP-L-fucose synthase 1: MGTVTPADPHPAFLADKGARVFVAGHRGLVGSAILRRLLALGFTDVVVRTHAELDLTRQAAVEAFFAAERPRYVVLAAAKVGGIHANSTFPADFIAANLQIQTNVVDAALRCGSVRKLLFLGSSCIYPKFAPQPIPEGSLLSGPLEPTNEWYAVAKIAGIKMCQAYRIQHGLDAVSAMPTNLYGPQDNFHPENSHVLPALIRRFHEAKATNAPEVVVWGSGSPLREFLHVDDLADAVIFLMDQYSGLEHVNVGSGSEVTIKELAELVKEVVGFQGKLVWDSTKPDGTPRKLMDSSKIHGMGWKPKVPLKEGLVETYKWYVENVIADKK, encoded by the exons ATGGGCACCGTCACTCCCGCCG ATCCGCACCCGGCCTTCCTCGCCGACAAGGGCGCCAGGGTCTTCGTGGCGGGCCACCGCGGGCTGGTGGGCTCGGCCATCCTGCGCCGCCTCCTCGCGCTCGGCTTCACCGACGTGGTCGTCCGCACGCACGCCGAGCTCGACCTCACCCGCCAGGCCGCCGTCGAGGCCTTCTTCGCCGCCGAGCGGCCCCGCTACGTCGTGCTCGCCGCCGCCAAGGTCGGCGGCATCCACGCCAACTCCACCTTCCCCGCCGACTTCATCGCCGCCAACCTCCAGATCCAGACCAACGTCGTCGACGCCGCGCTCCGCTGCGGCTCCGTCCGCAAGCTCCTCTTCCTCGGCTCCTCCTGCATCTACCCAAAGTTCGCGCCGCAGCCCATCCCGGAGGGCTCCCTCCTCTCCGGCCCGCTCGAGCCCACCAACGAGTGGTACGCCGTCGCCAAGATCGCCGGCATCAAGATGTGCCAGGCCTACCGCATCCAGCACGGCCTCGACGCCGTCTCCGCCATGCCCACCAATCTCTATGGCCCGCAGGACAACTTCCACCCGGAGAACTCCCACGTCCTGCCCGCGCTCATCCGCCGGTTCCACGAGGCCAAGGCCACCAATGCCCCCGAGGTCGTCGTGTGGGGATCTGGCTCCCCGCTCCGTGAATTCTTGCATGTCGATGACCTTGCAGATGCGGTGATCTTCTTGATGGATCAGTACTCGGGCCTGGAGCATGTAAATGTGGGAAGTGGAAGCGAGGTTACCATCAAGGAGCTCGCCGAGCTGGTCAAGGAGGTGGTTGGGTTCCAGGGGAAGCTAGTGTGGGACTCGACCAAGCCGGATGGCACGCCGAGGAAGCTCATGGATAGCTCCAAGATACATGGGATGGGGTGGAAGCCCAAGGTTCCTCTCAAGGAGGGGCTTGTCGAGACATACAAGTGGTATGTGGAGAATGTCATCGCCGACAAGAAGTAA